A section of the Pseudomonas fluorescens genome encodes:
- a CDS encoding aldehyde dehydrogenase family protein, which translates to MNALSHQTHALSINPTNGETVGSYPYESAAQLDAALTRASTAFRHGRDTPVAQRAELLLALACALREQAEEMAQMITLEMGKPIAQARGEIEKCALLAEWYAAHGPAMLAPEPTQVDNGSAQIEYRPLGPILAVMPWNFPVWQVLRGAVPTMLSGNTYVLKHAPNVMGSAYLMKQAFHKAGFADGLFEVVNITPEGVSKAIADPRIAAVTLTGSVRAGVAIGSQAGAALKKCVLELGGSDPFIVLNDADLDAAVQAAVIGRFQNCGQVCAAAKRLIIEQGVVEAFTAKFLEASRQLVMGDPTANDTYIGPMARFDLRDELHGQVQATLEEGATLLLGGHPIEGPGNYYAPTVLANVTDQMTAFKQELFGPVASIITARDAEHALALANDSEFGLTASLFTRDPAKARQIANQLETGGIFINAYSVSDPRVAFGGVKKSGFGRELSHFGVREFCNAQTVWIDRT; encoded by the coding sequence ATGAACGCTCTTTCTCACCAGACCCATGCCTTGTCGATCAACCCCACCAATGGCGAAACCGTCGGCAGCTATCCGTACGAATCTGCCGCGCAACTGGACGCCGCCCTCACCCGCGCCAGCACCGCCTTTCGCCACGGTCGCGACACGCCCGTGGCGCAGCGTGCCGAATTGCTCCTGGCCCTGGCCTGCGCCCTGCGTGAGCAAGCCGAAGAGATGGCGCAAATGATCACCCTGGAGATGGGCAAACCCATCGCCCAGGCCCGTGGCGAAATCGAGAAATGCGCCTTGCTGGCCGAGTGGTACGCCGCCCACGGTCCGGCCATGCTCGCCCCGGAGCCGACCCAGGTAGACAACGGCAGCGCCCAGATCGAATACCGCCCGCTGGGCCCGATCCTCGCCGTGATGCCGTGGAACTTCCCGGTCTGGCAAGTGCTGCGCGGCGCCGTGCCGACCATGCTCAGTGGCAATACCTACGTGCTCAAACATGCACCCAACGTGATGGGCAGCGCCTACCTGATGAAACAGGCGTTCCATAAAGCCGGGTTCGCCGATGGCCTGTTCGAAGTGGTCAACATCACCCCGGAGGGGGTGTCCAAGGCCATCGCCGATCCACGCATCGCCGCCGTGACCCTGACCGGCAGCGTGCGCGCGGGTGTCGCCATCGGCTCCCAGGCCGGCGCGGCCTTGAAAAAGTGCGTGCTGGAACTGGGCGGCTCCGACCCCTTCATCGTGCTCAACGACGCCGACCTCGACGCTGCGGTGCAAGCCGCCGTGATCGGCCGTTTCCAGAACTGCGGCCAGGTCTGTGCCGCCGCCAAGCGCCTGATCATCGAGCAAGGCGTGGTCGAAGCCTTCACCGCCAAGTTCCTCGAGGCCAGCCGGCAACTGGTGATGGGCGATCCGACAGCGAACGACACCTACATCGGCCCCATGGCCCGCTTCGACCTGCGTGACGAGTTGCACGGCCAGGTCCAGGCCACCCTGGAAGAAGGCGCCACCCTGCTACTCGGCGGCCACCCCATCGAAGGACCGGGCAACTACTATGCGCCGACCGTCCTGGCCAATGTCACCGACCAGATGACCGCGTTCAAACAGGAACTGTTCGGCCCCGTCGCCTCGATCATCACCGCCCGCGACGCCGAACACGCGCTAGCCCTGGCCAACGACAGCGAGTTCGGCCTGACCGCGAGCCTCTTCACCCGCGATCCGGCAAAGGCGCGGCAGATTGCCAACCAGTTGGAAACCGGCGGGATCTTTATCAACGCCTACAGCGTATCCGATCCTCGGGTCGCATTTGGCGGGGTGAAAAAAAGTGGGTTTGGTCGTGAGTTGTCGCACTTCGGCGTGCGGGAGTTCTGCAACGCACAAACGGTCTGGATAGATCGCACGTAA
- a CDS encoding Rho-binding antiterminator: MTAYQPLNCDLHDYLEIACMHHYRLQVETIDGRTFAARALTTRTAASKEEFLLLHGDNGQFEVRLDQLLAISPLDVSARFGRIELAGAYCAIERAE, translated from the coding sequence ATGACCGCGTATCAGCCCCTGAACTGCGATTTGCACGACTACCTGGAGATCGCCTGCATGCACCACTACCGCCTGCAGGTCGAAACCATCGATGGGCGCACCTTCGCAGCCAGGGCGCTGACTACGCGGACTGCGGCAAGTAAGGAAGAATTTTTGCTGCTGCACGGCGATAATGGTCAGTTCGAGGTGCGCCTCGACCAACTACTGGCCATTTCCCCGCTCGACGTCAGTGCCCGTTTTGGCCGTATCGAGCTGGCGGGTGCTTACTGCGCAATTGAGAGAGCAGAATGA
- the soxR gene encoding redox-sensitive transcriptional activator SoxR, whose amino-acid sequence MAAEKTPDGVRSLTIGEVARRSGVPISTLHFYESKGLIVSTRSAGNQRRFPSLVLRTIAIIKVAQRTGIPLEEIKRAMSRYPPNSKLTAAQWREMSSAWRDNLNERIRTLEALRDSLDNCIGCGCLSLNDCPLRNPGDSLGQEGPGPRILERTSRAEPAL is encoded by the coding sequence ATGGCAGCAGAAAAAACCCCGGACGGTGTGCGCTCCCTCACCATCGGCGAGGTGGCCAGGCGCAGCGGCGTACCGATCTCCACCTTGCACTTCTATGAGTCCAAGGGTTTGATCGTCAGCACGCGCAGCGCTGGCAACCAACGGCGCTTCCCGTCGCTGGTGCTGCGCACTATTGCGATTATCAAGGTGGCGCAACGCACCGGGATCCCCCTGGAAGAGATCAAGCGCGCCATGAGCCGTTACCCGCCCAACAGCAAACTGACGGCCGCGCAATGGAGGGAAATGTCCTCGGCCTGGCGCGACAACCTCAACGAACGCATCCGAACCCTGGAAGCCTTGCGCGACAGCCTGGACAACTGCATTGGCTGCGGCTGCCTGTCATTGAACGACTGCCCCTTGCGCAACCCAGGCGACAGCCTGGGCCAGGAAGGACCGGGGCCGAGGATCCTGGAGCGCACCAGCCGGGCCGAACCCGCCCTGTAG
- a CDS encoding DUF2024 family protein — protein sequence MKVNVFDTHVRTRDGRYLHFDVLIEGNDQARATQYARDWMAERGVQDGDIEQSRCQFCHSEPAHPEIAAAVVGKGYYIIALEGC from the coding sequence ATGAAAGTAAATGTATTCGACACCCATGTGCGTACCCGTGATGGACGTTATCTGCATTTCGATGTGTTGATCGAGGGCAACGACCAGGCCCGCGCCACCCAGTACGCCCGCGACTGGATGGCCGAGCGCGGCGTACAGGATGGCGATATCGAACAGAGCCGCTGCCAGTTCTGCCACAGCGAACCGGCCCACCCCGAAATCGCTGCGGCGGTCGTCGGGAAGGGCTACTACATCATTGCCCTGGAAGGTTGCTAG
- a CDS encoding DUF2986 domain-containing protein yields the protein MNRRKKINQILKANAKKANAKLAPKSKDKYISKADRLKLEAQTAQDTTTAPDTPN from the coding sequence ATGAACCGTCGCAAGAAAATCAATCAGATATTGAAAGCCAACGCCAAAAAGGCCAATGCCAAACTGGCCCCCAAAAGCAAGGACAAGTACATCAGCAAGGCCGACCGTTTGAAACTGGAAGCGCAGACCGCTCAGGACACGACGACCGCCCCCGATACGCCCAATTGA
- a CDS encoding MOSC domain-containing protein produces the protein MSLPTIRLDTLLTGRAQPFTRPGSQSAIDKQPRHGQLEVATLGLLGDEQGDLRVHGGVEKAIHHYPFEHYALWAHELGAHPLLAQPGAFGENFSTTGWSEHDVCLGDRIQAGTALLEVSQGRMPCWKLSDRFAVAQLALRVQQSGRTGWYYRVLEEGVVSAGDSLQLVERPFADWPLARLSAVLFDKRVESELLRECLALPLVPSWRRTLERRLEKGITEDWAPRLQG, from the coding sequence ATGAGCCTGCCCACTATCCGCCTCGACACCCTGCTCACCGGCCGCGCGCAGCCTTTCACACGCCCGGGTTCACAAAGTGCCATCGACAAACAGCCGCGACACGGTCAACTGGAAGTCGCCACCCTGGGCCTTCTCGGCGACGAACAGGGCGACCTGCGCGTCCATGGCGGAGTAGAAAAAGCCATCCACCACTACCCCTTCGAGCACTACGCCCTTTGGGCCCACGAGTTGGGAGCCCACCCATTGCTCGCTCAGCCCGGGGCCTTTGGCGAGAACTTCAGCACCACGGGCTGGAGCGAGCATGACGTCTGCCTGGGCGATCGCATCCAGGCCGGGACCGCCTTGCTTGAGGTGTCCCAGGGGCGCATGCCGTGCTGGAAGCTCAGCGACCGCTTCGCCGTCGCCCAACTGGCGTTGCGCGTGCAGCAGTCGGGCCGCACTGGCTGGTACTACCGGGTGCTGGAAGAAGGTGTGGTGAGTGCGGGCGACAGCCTGCAACTGGTCGAGCGGCCATTTGCCGACTGGCCGCTGGCACGCTTGTCAGCAGTGCTGTTCGACAAGCGAGTGGAGAGCGAACTGTTGCGCGAATGTCTGGCTCTACCGTTGGTACCGTCATGGCGGCGTACGCTGGAACGGCGCCTGGAAAAAGGCATAACCGAGGACTGGGCCCCCCGCCTGCAGGGCTGA
- a CDS encoding NAD(P)/FAD-dependent oxidoreductase, translating into MEHPRDKRIVVIGGGIVGASLAYYLADRGAKVSLVEAQEIAGAVTATSFAWLNTSHPGPDPIAPLRSAAIKEYHQLEAQLPGLQIQWTGALSYSGSLPPSTNRVPRSRILELEPNLKHPPHYATYVAEEGALDAVAATHALVAGAQANGAQVHTQTRVLGFTREGEQVTGVETSRGIIQADIVVLAAGTGIASLADMLQVHLPITASPAIFIRYKPLPNCVCTLISSPEMEVRQNADGTLLAAEDYLDDALENQPEAIARRTAKAIQDELHGVASLEPQLARVGLRPIPADGIPIIGYLPKVGGVYVCVMHPGVTLAAIVGRLASEELIDGTPPEAFGACRPDRFFRG; encoded by the coding sequence ATGGAACACCCACGAGACAAGCGAATCGTAGTCATTGGTGGCGGCATCGTCGGCGCGTCCTTGGCCTATTACCTGGCGGATAGAGGTGCAAAGGTCAGCCTGGTGGAGGCGCAAGAGATAGCGGGCGCAGTGACGGCAACGTCATTCGCATGGCTCAACACCAGCCACCCGGGCCCCGACCCCATTGCACCGTTACGCAGTGCGGCGATAAAGGAATACCACCAGCTCGAAGCACAACTGCCTGGGCTGCAGATCCAATGGACGGGTGCCTTGTCTTACAGCGGATCGCTACCGCCCTCGACAAACCGGGTACCGCGTTCGCGCATCCTGGAGCTTGAGCCTAACCTCAAGCATCCCCCTCACTACGCGACCTACGTCGCCGAAGAGGGCGCGCTGGATGCAGTAGCCGCCACCCATGCGCTGGTCGCAGGTGCCCAGGCGAACGGCGCGCAGGTCCACACTCAAACGCGGGTACTGGGCTTTACAAGGGAGGGTGAACAGGTAACGGGTGTCGAAACCTCAAGGGGCATCATCCAGGCTGATATCGTCGTACTGGCCGCCGGGACAGGCATCGCCAGCCTGGCGGATATGCTGCAGGTTCACCTTCCCATAACCGCCTCCCCGGCGATCTTCATCCGCTACAAACCGCTACCCAACTGTGTATGTACCCTCATCTCCAGCCCGGAAATGGAAGTGCGGCAAAACGCAGATGGCACGCTGCTGGCGGCAGAGGATTACCTGGACGATGCCTTGGAAAACCAGCCGGAGGCGATAGCACGGCGAACAGCCAAGGCCATCCAGGACGAACTCCACGGAGTGGCTTCCCTTGAACCGCAATTGGCCCGTGTCGGGCTCAGGCCAATACCTGCCGATGGCATCCCGATCATCGGGTATTTGCCCAAGGTGGGGGGCGTCTATGTGTGTGTCATGCACCCTGGCGTCACGCTGGCAGCGATAGTCGGCCGGCTTGCCAGCGAGGAGTTGATTGACGGCACGCCACCCGAGGCATTTGGGGCATGCCGTCCTGATCGATTTTTCCGTGGATAG
- a CDS encoding MarR family winged helix-turn-helix transcriptional regulator, translating to MSDTTLFDLLERLASLSRIWFRQHPLLAELQPIQLSALMYLARCNRYSNTPLGVTDYLGLTKGTVSQSLKALEAKGLIVKTQDARDKRSVHLQLTDTARGLLDALLPPDFLATGEARMGPRGLQLEALLGELLREVQRGADVPSFGLCSTCRFHQQVAGQPFCGLTLEPLAPSEAALICREHQTPEVPA from the coding sequence ATGTCCGACACAACCCTTTTCGATCTGCTTGAAAGGCTCGCCAGCCTCAGCCGCATCTGGTTCCGCCAGCACCCGCTGCTGGCCGAGTTGCAACCCATCCAGTTGAGCGCGCTGATGTATCTGGCGCGCTGCAACCGCTACTCCAATACGCCGTTGGGCGTGACTGACTACCTGGGCCTGACCAAAGGCACGGTGTCGCAGTCACTCAAGGCGCTGGAGGCCAAGGGGCTGATCGTCAAGACCCAGGATGCGCGCGACAAGCGCAGCGTGCATCTGCAGTTGACGGACACGGCACGTGGCCTGCTGGACGCTTTGTTGCCGCCAGACTTCCTCGCCACGGGTGAGGCGCGCATGGGCCCCCGTGGCCTGCAACTTGAGGCGCTGCTGGGCGAGTTGCTGCGCGAAGTGCAGCGCGGCGCGGATGTACCCAGTTTTGGTCTGTGCAGCACCTGCCGCTTCCATCAGCAGGTCGCGGGCCAGCCCTTTTGCGGCTTGACCCTGGAACCCCTGGCGCCAAGCGAAGCCGCGTTGATCTGCCGTGAACATCAAACACCGGAGGTACCTGCATGA
- a CDS encoding tRNA (adenine(22)-N(1))-methyltransferase encodes MNQNTLSMRLERVAAQVPAGARLADIGSDHGYLPVALMNRGAIVAAVAGEVAVTPLRAAQRTVCDNGQEQHIQVRLADGLAAIEPADRINAVSICGMGGETIRDILDSGKAFLSGQERLILQPNGGEQPLRLWLMDNGYRILCEELLRENRFDYEIIVAERSGPVSYSAEQLYFGPLQMQARSPAFLAKWQRLLRYKQRTLSQLAEARQALPEHKVQELVQEVLWITQLLM; translated from the coding sequence TTGAACCAAAACACATTGTCCATGCGCCTTGAGCGCGTGGCGGCGCAGGTGCCGGCCGGAGCGCGGCTGGCCGATATCGGTTCGGATCACGGCTACTTGCCGGTGGCGTTGATGAACCGTGGCGCGATTGTCGCAGCGGTCGCCGGCGAGGTGGCGGTGACGCCGTTGCGCGCGGCCCAGCGTACCGTGTGCGACAACGGCCAGGAGCAGCATATCCAAGTGCGTCTGGCCGATGGCCTGGCGGCAATCGAGCCGGCGGACCGGATCAATGCAGTCAGTATCTGCGGCATGGGCGGCGAGACCATCCGCGATATTCTCGACAGCGGCAAGGCGTTCCTCAGCGGCCAGGAACGCCTGATCCTGCAACCCAACGGCGGCGAACAACCCCTGCGCCTGTGGCTGATGGACAACGGCTACCGCATCCTCTGCGAGGAACTGCTGCGGGAAAACCGCTTCGATTACGAAATCATCGTCGCCGAGCGCAGTGGGCCGGTGAGCTACAGCGCTGAACAACTGTACTTCGGCCCGTTGCAGATGCAGGCCCGCAGCCCAGCCTTCCTGGCCAAGTGGCAGCGTCTGCTGCGCTACAAGCAACGCACCCTGAGCCAGTTGGCCGAGGCGCGACAGGCGTTGCCCGAGCACAAAGTGCAGGAGCTGGTGCAGGAGGTACTCTGGATTACGCAGTTACTGATGTAG
- a CDS encoding cytoplasmic protein, giving the protein MISRDGRLLGHFESATPWAHDAAQEIARCLAGVDYDLELLVADSERRLLESGPEGVRVLHSEPIFKSIPLP; this is encoded by the coding sequence ATGATTAGCCGTGACGGCAGGCTATTAGGCCATTTTGAATCCGCCACCCCGTGGGCGCACGATGCTGCGCAGGAGATCGCGCGTTGCCTGGCGGGTGTTGATTACGACCTTGAACTGTTGGTCGCCGATAGCGAGCGCCGGCTGCTTGAAAGCGGCCCGGAGGGTGTTCGAGTGCTGCACAGTGAGCCGATTTTCAAGAGCATACCCTTGCCCTAG
- a CDS encoding thioredoxin, whose translation MSNARFYHAGCSVCVSAEQTLLNLLDPALKVEVVHLGDQPQRIAEAEQAGVKSVPAFVHDGQVLHLNFGASIDDLK comes from the coding sequence ATGTCCAACGCACGCTTCTACCATGCTGGCTGCTCCGTCTGTGTTTCTGCCGAGCAGACCCTGCTCAACCTGCTGGACCCTGCACTCAAGGTCGAGGTTGTTCACCTTGGGGACCAGCCACAACGCATCGCCGAAGCCGAACAGGCCGGGGTCAAGTCGGTCCCCGCGTTTGTTCACGACGGCCAGGTGCTGCATCTGAATTTCGGTGCCTCCATCGATGACCTGAAGTAA
- the ptrR gene encoding putrescine utilization regulator PtrR, whose amino-acid sequence MDLVQLEIFKAVAEQGSISAAAQLIHRVPSNLTTRIKQLEQDLGVELFIREKSRLRLSPAGWNFLGYTRRILDLVQEARATVAGEEPQGPFALGSLESTAAVRIPALLAAYNQRHAKVELDLTTGPSGTMIEGVLSGRLAAAFVDGPVLHPTLEGVAVFEEEMVLIAPLQHAPITRGQDVNAESIYTFRSNCSYRHHFERWFSQDGAVPGKIFEMESYHGMLACVSAGAGLALMPRSMLESMPGFTTVSVWPLADEFRLLNTWLIWRRGTVSQSLDSFVQLLEERIPL is encoded by the coding sequence TTGGATCTGGTGCAACTGGAGATTTTCAAGGCGGTGGCCGAGCAAGGCAGCATCAGTGCGGCCGCACAATTGATTCATCGGGTGCCGTCGAACCTGACCACGCGCATCAAGCAATTGGAGCAGGACCTGGGTGTGGAGTTGTTTATCCGTGAGAAAAGTCGCCTGCGCCTGTCGCCTGCCGGCTGGAATTTCCTTGGCTATACGCGGCGCATTCTCGATCTGGTGCAAGAGGCCCGCGCCACCGTGGCGGGGGAGGAGCCCCAGGGGCCATTTGCCCTGGGTTCGCTGGAGAGCACCGCCGCCGTACGTATCCCGGCGTTACTCGCGGCCTATAACCAGAGGCACGCCAAGGTTGAACTGGACCTGACCACCGGCCCCTCGGGGACAATGATTGAAGGTGTGTTGTCGGGCCGGCTGGCGGCGGCGTTTGTCGATGGCCCGGTGTTGCACCCGACGCTGGAAGGCGTAGCGGTGTTTGAAGAGGAAATGGTGCTGATTGCGCCGTTGCAGCATGCTCCTATCACCCGCGGGCAGGATGTGAACGCAGAGAGCATCTATACCTTTCGCTCCAACTGTTCCTACCGCCATCACTTTGAGCGCTGGTTTTCCCAGGACGGCGCGGTGCCGGGGAAAATTTTCGAGATGGAGTCGTACCACGGCATGCTCGCCTGCGTCAGCGCCGGCGCTGGTTTGGCCCTGATGCCACGCAGCATGCTGGAGAGCATGCCGGGGTTTACCACGGTGAGTGTGTGGCCGTTGGCAGACGAGTTCCGCCTGTTGAACACCTGGCTGATCTGGCGCCGGGGCACGGTGTCACAGAGTCTGGACAGCTTCGTGCAACTGCTGGAGGAACGCATTCCCTTGTAG
- a CDS encoding LysE family translocator, translated as MSITDNLLAFTLAATLLTLTPGLDTALVLRTATVEGKQQALRAALGINAGCFLWGAAVAFGLGALIAVSEMAFNLLKYCGAAYLAWLGLNMLLRPRRSLAAGEPPNHPGTRWFLKGMLGNVLNPKIGIFYVSFLPQFIPQGHSLVAWTFGLVSIHVVLGLAWSLILIGATQPLADVLRRGKVITWMDRSTGLLFVLFAARLAFSKRQPL; from the coding sequence ATGTCCATCACCGACAATCTGCTCGCCTTTACCCTGGCAGCAACGCTATTGACCCTCACCCCCGGGCTCGACACCGCGCTGGTGTTGCGCACCGCTACGGTAGAGGGCAAGCAGCAGGCGTTGCGCGCGGCGCTTGGAATCAATGCGGGCTGTTTTTTATGGGGTGCTGCGGTGGCCTTTGGCTTGGGTGCGTTGATTGCAGTATCAGAGATGGCGTTCAACCTCCTGAAGTACTGCGGCGCCGCTTACCTGGCGTGGCTGGGACTGAACATGCTGTTGCGCCCACGCCGTTCACTGGCAGCTGGCGAGCCCCCTAACCACCCCGGTACTCGCTGGTTCTTGAAAGGCATGCTCGGCAATGTGCTCAATCCCAAGATCGGGATTTTCTACGTGTCGTTCCTGCCGCAGTTCATTCCCCAGGGGCATTCGTTGGTCGCCTGGACATTTGGCCTGGTGAGCATCCATGTGGTACTCGGCCTGGCGTGGTCCCTGATCCTGATCGGCGCCACCCAGCCGCTGGCCGACGTGCTGCGCCGGGGCAAGGTGATCACGTGGATGGACCGCAGCACCGGCCTGCTCTTTGTGTTGTTCGCTGCACGGCTGGCCTTCAGCAAACGCCAGCCCCTGTAG
- a CDS encoding sensor domain-containing diguanylate cyclase: MPVDLQALYPKLIHLMLDTVFVVDRDNQIAFVSDACETLLGYRPDELTGTVITDYMHPEDLAATRASIIRVMNGQPHVDFRNRYIRKDGAVVHILWAAFWSEDVGARIGVARDITALTQAEQELRFLAHHDPLTALTNRSLFNDRLDSALRNARRQNSTLALLFLDINDFKGINDVHGHAAGDRVLCTIARRLERCVRETDTIARMGGDEFTVLLTDLHSEDAVAEKVQQILAVMAEPLGHELGTVKMPSCSIGVALYPADGEDADTLLSHADGDMYRVKKLHRAVGQ; this comes from the coding sequence ATGCCCGTTGACCTACAAGCGCTCTACCCCAAACTGATCCACCTGATGCTGGACACGGTTTTCGTGGTCGACCGGGACAACCAGATTGCATTTGTCAGTGACGCCTGCGAGACGCTGCTCGGGTATCGGCCCGACGAGCTGACCGGGACCGTGATTACCGACTATATGCACCCTGAAGACCTGGCGGCCACCCGAGCTTCCATTATCCGGGTCATGAACGGCCAGCCCCACGTCGATTTCCGCAACCGCTATATCCGCAAGGATGGAGCGGTGGTGCATATCCTGTGGGCGGCATTCTGGTCCGAGGACGTCGGCGCGCGGATCGGCGTGGCGCGGGACATCACGGCCCTCACCCAGGCGGAGCAGGAACTGCGCTTTCTCGCCCACCATGACCCGCTGACCGCCCTGACCAACCGCTCGCTGTTCAACGACCGCCTGGACTCGGCCTTGCGCAACGCACGCCGGCAAAACAGCACCCTGGCCTTGCTGTTCCTGGATATCAATGATTTCAAGGGCATCAACGATGTGCATGGGCATGCCGCAGGCGACCGCGTGTTGTGCACCATTGCCAGACGTCTGGAACGTTGCGTGCGCGAGACAGACACTATTGCACGCATGGGCGGCGATGAATTCACCGTGCTGTTGACGGATCTTCATTCAGAAGACGCGGTGGCCGAGAAGGTGCAGCAGATCCTTGCGGTCATGGCCGAGCCGCTTGGCCACGAGTTGGGCACGGTGAAAATGCCGTCGTGCAGCATCGGCGTGGCGCTTTACCCCGCCGATGGCGAAGATGCCGATACGCTGCTCAGTCATGCCGATGGCGACATGTACCGGGTAAAAAAACTCCACCGCGCGGTGGGTCAATAG